A stretch of Synechococcus sp. MIT S9220 DNA encodes these proteins:
- a CDS encoding queuosine precursor transporter: MNPALQQRREFCFLVLAGLFLGTLGMLNILGLTRFLELGHIGSWPVVVAVGALPYPITFLCTDLISELWGEKRAAQVVWVGLLLNGWVVLILWLGGVLPGVEGAPDATFFDIQRLAFGSVIASMAAYLTAQFVDVRMFHFWKRVSKGKALWLRNNGSTLVSQLVDTSAVVLISHYASGVLPVRPGEPVAPQLISFIASGYLFKSAAALADTLPFIWITGRLRQWLEIPHSGSEIGGDDDPCMQVMTSTNPLSGLEKPI, translated from the coding sequence ATGAATCCTGCGCTTCAGCAACGGCGTGAGTTCTGCTTTCTGGTGCTCGCCGGGCTGTTTCTAGGGACGCTGGGCATGCTCAACATTCTTGGCCTGACCCGTTTCCTTGAACTAGGGCACATTGGTTCCTGGCCAGTTGTGGTGGCCGTGGGTGCTCTGCCTTACCCGATCACCTTTCTCTGCACGGATCTGATCAGTGAGCTCTGGGGCGAGAAGAGGGCCGCGCAGGTGGTTTGGGTTGGCCTGCTGCTCAATGGCTGGGTCGTGCTGATCCTTTGGCTGGGAGGAGTTTTGCCCGGAGTGGAAGGCGCGCCTGATGCCACCTTCTTCGACATCCAACGCCTGGCCTTCGGATCAGTCATCGCCTCCATGGCTGCCTATCTGACGGCTCAGTTCGTGGATGTGCGCATGTTCCATTTCTGGAAAAGGGTGAGCAAAGGCAAGGCACTGTGGCTGCGCAACAACGGCTCCACGCTGGTGAGCCAGTTGGTGGACACCAGCGCTGTGGTGCTGATCAGCCATTACGCCTCGGGCGTTCTCCCCGTGCGTCCGGGCGAACCGGTGGCTCCGCAACTGATCTCGTTCATCGCCAGCGGCTATTTGTTCAAGTCGGCCGCTGCACTAGCGGACACCCTGCCATTCATCTGGATCACTGGTCGACTGAGACAGTGGCTTGAGATCCCCCACAGCGGCAGTGAGATCGGGGGCGATGACGATCCCTGCATGCAAGTGATGACAAGCACCAATCCGCTGTCAGGCTTGGAGAAACCGATCTAA
- a CDS encoding DNA-3-methyladenine glycosylase, which yields MLPQTFFCRPAEVVGPELVGCRLVKRQADGCLLWGVIVETEAYSQDEPACHGYRRRSPQNETLFGEPGRFYVYVSYGIHHCVNVVTDRPDWANGVLLRAVALPDEPERVAAGPGLLARRFGIDRRCDALSVCGGGDLWLASRPAELSEPAVVTTTRIGISQGEELPLRWYLQASRSVSKRARGDRSPKPSEALRPNPRWAAELCASTMGSSEVRPVERLDTPTHP from the coding sequence GTGCTGCCCCAGACCTTCTTCTGCCGCCCTGCTGAGGTAGTGGGACCTGAGCTGGTGGGCTGCCGGCTGGTGAAACGTCAGGCAGATGGATGTTTGCTTTGGGGCGTGATTGTGGAAACGGAGGCGTATTCGCAGGATGAGCCTGCCTGTCACGGTTACCGCCGCCGTTCACCGCAGAACGAAACGCTGTTTGGTGAGCCTGGTCGGTTCTACGTGTACGTGAGCTATGGCATTCACCACTGCGTGAATGTGGTGACCGACCGTCCTGACTGGGCGAATGGAGTCTTGTTGAGGGCTGTGGCGCTTCCCGATGAACCCGAGCGGGTTGCGGCCGGACCGGGCCTGTTGGCCCGCCGTTTCGGAATCGATCGCCGTTGTGATGCTTTGTCGGTCTGTGGAGGCGGTGATCTCTGGTTGGCCTCTCGCCCCGCCGAGCTGAGTGAACCTGCTGTGGTCACCACCACCCGGATCGGGATCAGTCAGGGCGAAGAGCTGCCTTTGCGCTGGTACCTGCAGGCCAGTCGCAGCGTTAGCAAACGGGCTCGCGGGGATCGTTCCCCGAAACCCAGTGAAGCCTTGCGACCCAACCCACGCTGGGCAGCTGAGCTGTGCGCCTCTACGATGGGTTCCAGTGAGGTGAGGCCAGTTGAGCGCCTGGACACACCGACACATCCTTGA
- a CDS encoding aspartate carbamoyltransferase catalytic subunit, giving the protein MSAWTHRHILDLAAFSLEDFATVLELAHRFRSMPATGARRLPALQGRLVATLFFEPSTRTRSSFELAAKRLSADVSSFSPSSSSLSKGESLLDTARTYVAMGADMLVVRHRCTGVPRQLAEALERTGERTVILNAGDGLHSHPSQGLLDLYTLAHHFDASNPRPEALRGRRIVIVGDILHSRVARSNLWALTACGAEVVLCGPPTLLPDAFADFLAEPPPGQASDPVDKRGSLTICRDLDAALKGADAVMTLRLQKERMRQHLLSGLDRYHRDYGLSHERLARCGASIPVLHPGPVNRGVEMSGALLDDLNANLVESQVSNGIPIRMALLYLMAAAESSVDSPALG; this is encoded by the coding sequence TTGAGCGCCTGGACACACCGACACATCCTTGATCTCGCGGCCTTTTCGTTAGAGGACTTCGCGACTGTTCTGGAGTTGGCCCATCGCTTCAGATCGATGCCGGCCACAGGTGCTCGTCGCCTGCCTGCGCTGCAGGGTCGCTTGGTGGCCACCCTCTTTTTTGAGCCCAGCACGCGGACCCGCAGCAGTTTCGAGCTGGCTGCCAAGCGCCTTTCTGCAGACGTCTCCAGTTTTTCGCCTTCCAGTAGTTCGCTCAGCAAGGGGGAATCACTGCTCGATACCGCCCGCACCTATGTGGCGATGGGCGCCGACATGCTGGTGGTGAGGCACCGCTGTACTGGTGTGCCTCGGCAGCTGGCTGAAGCTTTGGAGCGCACGGGTGAGCGCACCGTGATCCTCAATGCCGGTGATGGCCTGCACAGCCACCCCAGTCAAGGACTGCTGGATCTCTATACGCTTGCTCATCACTTTGATGCCAGCAATCCGCGCCCCGAGGCTTTGCGAGGTCGTCGGATTGTGATCGTGGGAGACATCCTGCACTCACGTGTGGCGCGCTCGAATCTCTGGGCTTTGACGGCTTGTGGCGCAGAGGTCGTGCTCTGCGGTCCGCCCACTTTGCTGCCAGATGCGTTCGCCGATTTCCTCGCTGAACCACCTCCAGGCCAGGCCAGCGATCCTGTTGACAAACGCGGGTCGCTGACGATCTGCCGCGACCTAGATGCCGCACTCAAGGGGGCGGATGCGGTGATGACCCTGCGCTTGCAGAAGGAACGCATGCGTCAGCACCTGCTCAGTGGGCTTGATCGTTACCACCGTGATTACGGTCTCAGCCATGAGCGATTGGCTCGATGCGGAGCCTCAATCCCGGTACTGCACCCTGGCCCGGTCAACCGGGGGGTCGAGATGAGTGGGGCCCTGCTTGATGACCTGAACGCCAACCTGGTGGAGAGTCAGGTGAGCAATGGAATCCCAATCAGGATGGCCTTGCTTTATTTGATGGCAGCGGCTGAATCCTCTGTGGACTCTCCTGCTTTGGGTTGA
- a CDS encoding NAD(P)/FAD-dependent oxidoreductase — MAGEHYYLELDPPEERLRHAPHVVIVGGGFAGVRACKALAKADVRITLIDKRNFNLFQPLLYQVATGLVSSGDVATPLRQLVGRQSNVQVLLGEVTEIKAEDKQIIFSGKAYSYDHLVLATGSGSTFFGHEEWRTFAPPMKILEHAEEIRRRLLMAMEQAEQTPDPEARRFLQTVVIVGGGPSGCEMAGAASELMRNAMRKEFRQLNLEDTRIVVVDPGDRVLRAMPEELSQAAQKTLSALGVEFLFKGRVQSMQPGEVIVGTPDGELKLQAATVIWTAGVRPSHLGRKLADSVGCKTDRAGRVIVEPDFSMKDHPEIRVVGDLCCYKHTRDGNQLPGMAGPATQAGGFVGKDIAAIVAGGSRPNFSWFDFGSMAVLDRVDAVADLRGFKFKGGLGWLLWAAAHLAFMPNEENRFSLLLKWIFAVVSQARASMLLTGMPSQHMGLDAPDAAFPMAPGVGPSISEPGAALRAAMDYYSNQVSGLSPQPKAGESTEDSAAAIK; from the coding sequence ATGGCTGGAGAGCATTACTACCTCGAGCTGGATCCACCCGAAGAGCGTCTGAGACACGCGCCCCACGTCGTCATTGTGGGCGGCGGATTTGCGGGTGTTCGTGCCTGCAAGGCTCTGGCCAAGGCAGACGTTCGCATCACCCTGATCGACAAACGCAACTTCAATCTGTTCCAACCTCTGCTCTATCAGGTTGCGACGGGACTGGTCTCCAGTGGTGATGTAGCGACTCCGCTGCGGCAGCTGGTTGGACGCCAAAGCAATGTGCAGGTGTTGCTTGGTGAAGTCACTGAGATCAAGGCTGAAGACAAGCAGATCATCTTCAGCGGCAAGGCCTACAGCTATGACCACCTTGTGCTGGCAACAGGATCGGGAAGCACCTTCTTCGGCCATGAAGAGTGGCGGACCTTTGCCCCACCGATGAAAATTCTTGAACACGCCGAGGAGATTCGGCGGCGTCTGCTGATGGCCATGGAGCAGGCCGAACAGACTCCTGACCCTGAGGCACGTCGTTTCCTGCAGACCGTCGTGATCGTTGGAGGAGGGCCCTCCGGTTGCGAAATGGCTGGGGCCGCTTCGGAGCTGATGCGCAATGCCATGCGCAAGGAATTCCGCCAGCTGAATCTGGAAGACACCAGGATCGTTGTGGTCGACCCAGGCGACCGCGTACTGAGAGCGATGCCGGAAGAGCTATCTCAGGCTGCACAGAAAACTCTGTCGGCTCTCGGTGTGGAGTTTCTGTTCAAAGGGCGTGTGCAGAGCATGCAACCCGGTGAAGTGATTGTGGGAACGCCGGATGGTGAGCTCAAGCTGCAGGCAGCAACCGTGATCTGGACCGCCGGAGTACGGCCATCTCATCTCGGCCGCAAGTTGGCGGATTCCGTGGGCTGCAAGACGGACCGTGCTGGCCGCGTGATTGTGGAGCCAGATTTCTCCATGAAGGATCATCCCGAGATCCGGGTGGTGGGCGATCTCTGCTGCTACAAGCACACTCGAGATGGAAATCAGCTGCCTGGAATGGCAGGACCTGCAACCCAGGCCGGAGGGTTTGTGGGCAAAGACATCGCCGCAATTGTGGCCGGAGGTTCACGGCCGAACTTCAGCTGGTTTGATTTCGGCAGCATGGCCGTACTGGATCGTGTCGATGCGGTCGCAGACTTGCGTGGATTCAAATTCAAGGGCGGTCTTGGCTGGCTGCTTTGGGCCGCTGCTCACCTCGCCTTCATGCCCAATGAGGAGAATCGCTTCTCATTGCTCCTGAAATGGATCTTTGCGGTGGTCTCTCAGGCCAGAGCTTCGATGTTGCTGACGGGCATGCCTAGTCAGCACATGGGCTTGGACGCACCGGATGCTGCGTTCCCGATGGCACCAGGAGTAGGCCCATCCATCTCAGAGCCCGGAGCAGCACTGAGGGCAGCGATGGACTACTACTCCAATCAGGTTTCCGGTCTTTCGCCTCAACCCAAAGCAGGAGAGTCCACAGAGGATTCAGCCGCTGCCATCAAATAA
- a CDS encoding DUF565 domain-containing protein: MIGNGVASVSGALNLMDPVAAMLTVGLMELMVRARRHWAKDRGSHLGRQLLDMTRIGLLYGLLLEGFKLL, translated from the coding sequence ATGATCGGGAACGGCGTTGCTTCCGTCTCTGGTGCTCTCAATCTGATGGACCCTGTGGCAGCGATGCTGACCGTGGGGCTGATGGAACTGATGGTGAGAGCGAGAAGGCACTGGGCCAAAGATCGCGGCAGTCACTTAGGTCGACAATTGCTCGACATGACACGAATTGGGCTGCTTTATGGCCTCCTACTAGAGGGATTCAAGTTGCTTTAA
- a CDS encoding PCP reductase family protein, whose product MNWSADAEQSLKEVPFFVRPAVRRRIESMAQECQLDFIDSAFYAEARAKFAKR is encoded by the coding sequence TTGAATTGGAGTGCTGATGCGGAACAGTCGCTCAAGGAAGTTCCTTTTTTTGTGCGACCAGCCGTTCGCCGCAGAATTGAATCAATGGCACAGGAGTGCCAGCTCGACTTCATCGATTCAGCGTTTTACGCCGAAGCCAGGGCGAAATTTGCGAAGCGCTGA
- a CDS encoding DUF2555 domain-containing protein, whose translation MLITPERLASFDEAAVATLARRLEYDDYPTPFEGLNDWHLLRALAIHRPELTAPYVHLIDQEPFDED comes from the coding sequence ATGCTGATCACTCCGGAGCGACTGGCTTCATTTGATGAGGCAGCTGTTGCGACACTGGCGCGCCGTTTGGAGTACGACGACTACCCAACCCCCTTTGAAGGTCTGAATGACTGGCATCTCTTGAGAGCCCTCGCCATTCATCGACCGGAGCTCACCGCTCCATACGTCCATTTGATCGATCAGGAACCCTTCGACGAGGACTGA
- the coaBC gene encoding bifunctional phosphopantothenoylcysteine decarboxylase/phosphopantothenate--cysteine ligase CoaBC has translation MPGLLKGRRVLVAASGSIAAVKTPLLVSALVQAGAQVRCVLTESAARLVSPVALATLSRQPCLQDADQWDPACPRPLHIELAEWADLVVVAPLSATSLSRWVQGDGEGLLASLLLACECPVVAAPAMNTAMWTHPAVQRNWGLLLDDPRVLPLAPEGGLLACDRLGTGRMADPVRIELAAASALLQADAEGHLKSDWRGRHVLVSAGPTLEALDRVRVLSNRSSGRMGVLLAQAAHLRGATVDLVHGPLQVPPSWLEGLQCHAVVGSAAMDDRIQQLQPKADAVLMCAAVADLRRTSPTDVEKLPKDQLIESLEGGWEPVPDLLQSLVSRRPAGQSVLGFAALTGTDEQLLELGRRKFQAKGCDLLMVNPVDRIGQGLDSDQNAGWLLGPGDRHQVCPLEDKLVLSHRLLDRLSEIKQPS, from the coding sequence ATGCCGGGGCTACTCAAAGGACGACGGGTGCTGGTCGCTGCCTCTGGGAGTATTGCGGCTGTCAAGACTCCGCTGTTGGTCAGTGCGCTTGTGCAGGCCGGGGCTCAGGTCCGCTGTGTGCTCACTGAAAGTGCTGCCCGTTTGGTGAGCCCGGTGGCTCTGGCAACGCTCAGTCGTCAACCCTGCCTGCAGGACGCCGACCAGTGGGACCCTGCGTGCCCTCGCCCACTGCATATCGAACTGGCTGAATGGGCGGATCTCGTGGTGGTGGCCCCGCTCAGTGCAACATCACTGTCCCGCTGGGTGCAGGGTGATGGTGAGGGATTGCTGGCCAGCCTTCTTCTGGCTTGTGAGTGCCCAGTTGTGGCGGCGCCAGCGATGAACACAGCCATGTGGACACACCCAGCTGTGCAGCGCAACTGGGGCCTTCTGCTAGACGATCCTCGAGTGCTGCCCCTGGCGCCTGAGGGGGGTCTGCTCGCCTGTGATCGTCTGGGTACGGGCCGTATGGCTGATCCCGTCAGGATTGAACTGGCTGCCGCCAGCGCCCTCTTGCAAGCCGATGCTGAGGGCCACCTCAAATCCGACTGGCGCGGGAGACATGTGCTGGTGAGCGCCGGGCCAACTCTGGAAGCTTTGGACCGTGTCCGCGTTCTCTCTAACCGCAGCAGTGGCCGCATGGGTGTTTTGTTGGCTCAGGCCGCTCATCTGCGCGGTGCCACCGTTGATTTGGTGCATGGCCCGCTGCAAGTTCCACCGTCCTGGTTGGAAGGTCTGCAGTGTCATGCAGTGGTGGGAAGTGCCGCCATGGACGACAGGATCCAACAGCTGCAGCCGAAAGCAGATGCGGTGTTGATGTGCGCTGCTGTCGCCGATTTGCGCCGTACCAGTCCCACTGATGTTGAGAAGCTGCCGAAAGACCAGCTGATTGAGTCGCTGGAGGGTGGTTGGGAGCCAGTGCCTGATCTGCTTCAGTCACTGGTGAGCAGGCGCCCCGCGGGTCAGTCTGTGCTGGGTTTTGCCGCCCTGACAGGAACCGATGAGCAACTGCTTGAGCTCGGCCGCCGAAAGTTTCAGGCCAAGGGCTGTGATCTGTTGATGGTCAATCCTGTCGACCGAATCGGTCAGGGGCTCGACAGTGATCAGAACGCCGGCTGGCTTTTGGGTCCAGGCGATCGCCATCAGGTCTGTCCCCTCGAAGACAAGCTCGTGTTGTCTCATCGCTTGCTGGACCGACTGTCAGAGATCAAGCAGCCCTCTTGA
- the psbO gene encoding photosystem II manganese-stabilizing polypeptide gives MRIRPLLALVLAFCLTFVTACSGDAQAVDRSNITYDDIRNTGKANDCPTLPESARGSIPLTPGNDYQLTAICMHPSQVFVKGEPANKRQEAQFVEGKILTRYTSSLDQVYGDLVVGQNGLSFKEEGGIDFQPITVLVPGGEEFPFTFSSKNLKAEAEGAAITTSTDFEGEYRTPSYRTSNFIDPKGRALTTGVDYPQGLIGLGGDYQKLDKENKKRYIDGQGVMSLSITKVDPETGEFAGVFSAIQPSDSDMGGREVVDVKITGELYGQLEEA, from the coding sequence ATGCGCATCCGTCCTCTGCTGGCCCTTGTGCTGGCTTTCTGTCTGACCTTCGTCACTGCCTGCAGCGGAGATGCTCAGGCAGTTGATCGCTCGAACATCACGTACGACGACATCCGTAACACCGGCAAGGCGAATGATTGCCCCACGCTGCCTGAATCCGCACGTGGTTCCATTCCGCTGACTCCCGGCAACGACTATCAGCTGACTGCGATCTGCATGCATCCCAGCCAGGTCTTCGTCAAAGGTGAGCCTGCTAATAAGCGTCAGGAAGCCCAGTTCGTTGAGGGCAAGATCCTCACCCGTTACACCTCAAGTCTTGACCAGGTCTACGGAGACCTCGTTGTCGGTCAGAACGGCCTCTCCTTCAAAGAAGAAGGCGGTATTGACTTCCAGCCCATCACCGTTCTGGTTCCCGGTGGTGAGGAGTTCCCGTTCACCTTCTCCAGCAAGAACCTCAAGGCTGAGGCTGAGGGCGCTGCCATCACCACCAGCACGGACTTCGAAGGTGAGTACCGCACACCGAGCTACCGCACCAGTAACTTCATCGATCCCAAGGGTCGTGCTCTCACAACCGGTGTGGACTATCCCCAGGGTCTGATCGGCCTCGGTGGTGATTACCAGAAGCTCGATAAGGAAAACAAGAAGCGCTACATCGACGGTCAGGGTGTGATGAGCCTGTCCATCACCAAAGTCGATCCCGAAACCGGCGAATTCGCTGGAGTGTTCTCCGCCATTCAGCCTTCCGACTCAGATATGGGTGGTCGTGAAGTTGTTGACGTGAAGATCACCGGAGAGCTTTACGGCCAGCTGGAAGAAGCCTGA
- the sat gene encoding sulfate adenylyltransferase yields MTASSPSSQTGVIAPYGGTLVDLMVPEGDKAAVKASASSSIECSDRNACDVELLVVGGFSPERGFMHQADYDAVVAGNRTTSGYLFGLPIVMDTDREDITVGQKILLTYKGQDLAVLTVEDKWEPDKVIEAKGCYGTTSLEHPAVRMIATERRRFYLGGLIQGLELPSRVFPCKTPAEVRAGLPEGEDVVAFQCRNPIHRAHYELFTRALHASNVSENAVVLVHPTCGPTQQDDIPGAVRFQTYERLAAEVDNARIRWAYLPYAMHMAGPREALQHMIIRRNYGCTHFIIGRDMAGCKSSLSGDDFYGPYDAQNFAKECAPELTMETVPSLNLVYTEEEGYVTAEHAEARGLHVKKLSGTQFRKMLRSGEEIPEWFAFKSVVDVLRST; encoded by the coding sequence ATGACTGCCAGCTCCCCTTCCTCTCAGACCGGTGTGATCGCTCCCTATGGCGGCACCCTGGTGGATTTGATGGTTCCAGAGGGTGACAAAGCTGCAGTGAAGGCCTCAGCCAGCAGCAGCATCGAATGCTCCGATCGCAATGCCTGTGACGTTGAGCTGCTGGTGGTCGGTGGCTTCTCCCCTGAAAGGGGTTTCATGCACCAGGCCGATTACGACGCCGTGGTGGCCGGGAACCGCACCACCTCGGGGTATCTCTTCGGACTGCCGATCGTGATGGACACCGACCGTGAGGACATCACGGTCGGGCAGAAGATTCTGCTCACCTACAAGGGCCAGGATCTTGCTGTGCTCACCGTTGAGGACAAGTGGGAGCCAGACAAGGTCATTGAGGCCAAGGGTTGCTACGGCACCACATCCTTGGAACATCCGGCTGTGCGCATGATCGCCACAGAGCGTCGCCGTTTCTACCTCGGTGGTCTGATTCAGGGCCTTGAACTGCCGTCGCGTGTGTTCCCCTGCAAAACCCCGGCTGAGGTCCGTGCTGGCCTCCCTGAAGGAGAGGACGTTGTGGCCTTCCAGTGTCGCAATCCCATCCACAGAGCCCATTACGAGCTGTTCACTCGGGCCCTGCATGCCAGCAACGTCAGTGAGAACGCAGTGGTGCTCGTGCATCCAACCTGCGGGCCCACCCAGCAGGATGACATTCCTGGAGCTGTTCGATTCCAGACCTACGAGCGACTTGCGGCCGAGGTGGATAACGCTCGGATCCGCTGGGCTTACCTGCCCTACGCCATGCATATGGCAGGCCCCCGTGAGGCTTTGCAGCACATGATCATTCGCCGTAATTACGGCTGCACCCACTTCATCATTGGGCGTGACATGGCCGGCTGTAAGTCTTCCCTGAGCGGTGATGACTTCTACGGTCCCTACGACGCTCAGAACTTTGCCAAGGAGTGTGCGCCTGAGCTCACCATGGAAACCGTGCCCTCTCTCAACCTCGTCTACACCGAGGAGGAGGGCTACGTCACCGCGGAACACGCCGAGGCCAGAGGGCTGCATGTCAAGAAGCTCAGCGGCACTCAGTTCCGCAAGATGCTGCGCAGCGGTGAAGAGATCCCCGAGTGGTTTGCCTTCAAGAGCGTCGTGGATGTACTCCGGTCCACCTGA
- the ftsH gene encoding ATP-dependent zinc metalloprotease FtsH → MNKRWRNIGLGALLVLAIVVIAPAFFGGAGNPQPEARSLRYSDFVERVQEDQVSRVLLSPDRGTAQVVETDGRRAEVNLAPDKDLLKLLTDHNVDIAVQPSRQPGAWQQAASSLIFPLLLLGGLFFLFRRAQSGGGGGNQAMNFGKSKARVQMEPSTQTTFGDVAGVEGAKLELTEVVDFLKNPDRFTAVGATIPKGVLLVGPPGTGKTLLAKAVAGEASVPFFSISGSEFVEMFVGVGASRVRDLFEQAKKNAPCIIFIDEIDAVGRQRGAGMGGGNDEREQTLNQLLTEMDGFEGNTGIIIVAATNRPDVLDSALMRPGRFDRQVTVDRPDYAGRLQILGVHARGKTLSKDVDLDKVARRTPGYTGADLSNLLNEAAILAARRDLSEVSNDEISDAIERVMAGPEKKDSVMSDRRKRLVAYHEAGHALVGALMPDYDPVQKISIIPRGNAGGLTFFTPSEERMESGLYSRTYLQNQMAVALGGRVAEEIVYGEDEVTTGASNDLQQVASTARQMITRFGMSDKLGPVALGRSQGGMFLGRDIAAERDFSEDTAATIDEEVSDLVALAYKRATKVLVDNRSVLDELADMLVDQETVDAEEFQELLIRSDVRIAEYV, encoded by the coding sequence TTGAACAAACGTTGGCGGAACATCGGCCTTGGTGCCCTCCTCGTGCTCGCGATCGTTGTCATCGCACCGGCTTTCTTTGGTGGCGCCGGCAACCCTCAACCCGAGGCACGCTCACTTCGCTACAGCGATTTTGTGGAGAGGGTCCAGGAAGATCAGGTCAGCAGAGTGCTTCTTTCACCCGATCGTGGTACAGCTCAGGTTGTCGAGACCGATGGTCGCCGCGCTGAGGTGAATCTGGCGCCCGACAAGGACCTCCTCAAGCTGCTCACCGATCACAACGTTGATATCGCTGTTCAGCCCTCGCGCCAGCCCGGCGCTTGGCAGCAGGCCGCTTCAAGCCTGATCTTCCCCTTGCTGTTGTTGGGTGGGTTGTTTTTCCTCTTCCGTCGTGCCCAGTCCGGTGGCGGCGGTGGTAATCAGGCCATGAACTTTGGCAAAAGCAAGGCTCGTGTGCAAATGGAGCCTTCCACGCAAACCACGTTTGGTGACGTTGCGGGTGTTGAAGGTGCAAAGCTCGAACTCACTGAAGTCGTTGACTTCCTCAAGAACCCTGACCGCTTCACCGCTGTAGGAGCCACGATCCCTAAAGGTGTTCTGCTGGTCGGCCCTCCAGGTACCGGTAAGACTTTGCTTGCCAAAGCTGTGGCTGGTGAGGCCAGCGTTCCTTTCTTCTCGATCTCCGGTTCGGAGTTTGTCGAGATGTTTGTCGGCGTTGGTGCGAGCCGTGTTCGTGATCTTTTTGAACAGGCGAAGAAAAACGCACCCTGCATCATCTTCATTGACGAAATCGATGCGGTCGGTCGCCAGCGTGGAGCTGGCATGGGTGGCGGCAATGACGAGCGTGAACAGACACTGAATCAGTTGCTCACCGAAATGGATGGTTTCGAGGGCAATACCGGAATCATCATTGTTGCGGCCACCAACCGCCCTGATGTCCTCGACTCAGCTCTGATGCGTCCGGGACGTTTTGACCGTCAGGTCACGGTGGATCGACCCGACTACGCAGGTCGTCTACAGATCCTCGGAGTGCATGCTCGCGGCAAGACGTTGTCCAAAGATGTCGACCTCGACAAGGTGGCTCGCCGAACTCCTGGCTATACGGGGGCCGACCTGTCCAACCTGCTGAACGAAGCTGCAATCCTTGCTGCCAGGCGTGATCTGAGCGAAGTCAGTAATGACGAGATCAGTGATGCCATCGAGCGGGTGATGGCGGGTCCTGAGAAAAAGGACAGCGTGATGAGTGATCGCCGTAAGCGGCTCGTTGCCTATCACGAGGCCGGTCATGCTCTGGTTGGTGCCCTTATGCCTGACTACGACCCGGTTCAGAAGATTTCGATCATTCCCCGTGGAAATGCCGGTGGTCTGACCTTCTTCACTCCCAGTGAGGAGCGGATGGAGTCAGGCCTGTATTCCCGCACTTACCTGCAGAACCAGATGGCCGTTGCGCTCGGCGGTCGTGTTGCTGAAGAGATCGTCTACGGAGAAGACGAAGTCACCACAGGTGCTTCCAATGACCTCCAGCAAGTTGCTTCAACTGCAAGACAAATGATCACCCGCTTCGGGATGAGCGACAAACTCGGACCTGTAGCGCTTGGTCGTTCCCAGGGAGGCATGTTCCTCGGACGTGATATCGCGGCTGAACGTGACTTCTCGGAAGACACTGCGGCAACCATCGACGAAGAAGTTTCTGATCTTGTTGCTCTGGCCTACAAGCGTGCCACCAAGGTTCTTGTCGACAACCGCTCTGTGCTCGATGAGCTCGCAGACATGCTCGTGGACCAGGAAACTGTGGATGCAGAAGAGTTTCAGGAACTGCTGATTCGCAGTGATGTCCGTATTGCCGAATACGTCTGA
- a CDS encoding bifunctional 4-hydroxy-2-oxoglutarate aldolase/2-dehydro-3-deoxy-phosphogluconate aldolase — protein MSVLPNTSETDLGLIRSLRIQPLLVVLRPERIDLEAVFFTTRLCRQLDQLVEAGVQHVEIAWIDHPRWRDLVIAARSRHPRLSLGAASITQQSALQQVAELGFSYAMSPLLDRELQQQAKQLDFLLVPGVMTPSEIRQACDLGCRLVKLFPASVVGRSFYRQIAAPMGNLPFMIAAGGLRAGDLYSWLDAGYDAIALGRTVFENNDFDPSLAAWIGA, from the coding sequence ATGTCCGTATTGCCGAATACGTCTGAAACTGATCTGGGGTTGATTCGCTCGTTGCGGATCCAACCCCTTTTGGTTGTTTTGCGTCCAGAACGCATTGATCTGGAGGCAGTTTTTTTCACCACCCGTCTCTGCCGTCAGCTCGATCAGCTGGTAGAGGCGGGTGTTCAGCATGTAGAGATCGCATGGATTGATCATCCCCGCTGGCGTGATCTTGTGATCGCAGCGAGGTCTCGTCATCCACGTCTGTCCCTTGGAGCGGCATCGATCACGCAGCAATCGGCTCTGCAGCAGGTTGCTGAGCTTGGATTCAGCTACGCCATGTCGCCGCTGTTGGATCGGGAGTTACAGCAACAAGCGAAGCAGCTTGATTTTTTGTTGGTCCCAGGTGTGATGACTCCCTCCGAGATCAGGCAAGCCTGTGATTTGGGTTGCCGTTTGGTGAAGTTGTTTCCGGCAAGCGTGGTTGGGCGCAGCTTTTATCGTCAGATCGCTGCGCCGATGGGGAATCTCCCTTTCATGATTGCTGCTGGAGGCTTGCGTGCCGGTGACCTCTACTCCTGGCTCGATGCTGGATATGACGCCATCGCGCTTGGTCGAACTGTGTTCGAAAACAATGATTTTGATCCCTCCCTTGCCGCCTGGATTGGCGCATGA